A window of the Haloarcula rubripromontorii genome harbors these coding sequences:
- a CDS encoding YeeE/YedE family protein encodes MPLVLVGGLIFGFGLGYSHMARPEVVLNFLQFEDFGLLFVMFGGAAVTGIVFFVMPRVLDRAPLTGDPFERRLKSFDRNVLVGGAIFGVGWGLSGICPGAAYASLGIGNVTILWALAGMFIGAYLQGWWRSRATDDVDPSPTGAD; translated from the coding sequence ATGCCACTCGTGCTGGTCGGCGGGCTCATCTTCGGCTTCGGCCTCGGCTACAGCCACATGGCCCGCCCCGAGGTTGTGCTGAACTTCCTCCAGTTCGAGGACTTCGGCCTGCTGTTCGTGATGTTCGGCGGCGCGGCCGTGACGGGAATCGTGTTCTTCGTCATGCCGCGCGTGCTGGACCGGGCGCCGCTGACCGGCGACCCGTTCGAACGTCGGTTGAAGTCTTTCGATCGGAACGTGCTAGTCGGTGGTGCGATATTCGGCGTCGGCTGGGGGCTCTCCGGGATCTGTCCGGGTGCCGCATACGCCAGCCTCGGTATCGGCAACGTGACCATCCTGTGGGCGCTCGCGGGGATGTTTATCGGTGCGTACCTGCAGGGCTGGTGGCGAAGCCGTGCGACCGATGACGTCGACCCGTCTCCCACGGGAGCGGACTGA